The proteins below are encoded in one region of Sedimentibacter sp. zth1:
- a CDS encoding immunoglobulin-like domain-containing protein, with protein MRKQAIQRIIVMMLVLGMVFSGFLPGSTYEAMASEVANSSQTATIRVERIGETDVSSTTINFTQGETAYDVLKKVATVDGIDMISKINGYPDKNSKDVYWMFRVNGKLPMLDASTGANANQYIVQPGDSIEFYAIYYGSVNTVYSYFEHVEYETAINTPFEVKLLKDDASMGDLSSNVSPVNGAKIIKSVVNVNKATIETSSSTNSEGIAEIFFDKAGTYILSATSKNVVNGKEQISRPYAVVKVTSGGAIDADLAVVNADKELLTIKNINENIVAIDQLELVNRGESRKTIIEWSSSDESIISSNGVVNRPAYPSDKNLEVTLTATIKKGFASVNKEFKLQVKPYTLEETETDLKNVIKSLSAIHPVYGTDINVVTLLNSTLAKKGRSDVKVEFVSANNIGSEESSFVIYIGANGNIDNWYDNTSNTNNKVAQVNVNFKFNLNTVEQESAIIAVIPLDNDKIIKFMTEQDVNLLTEDAIKNENVDLQNVKTQLILPSEIGSKKSWITWESNSDLIKIEGNSLDGYKGNVTIPTEDTEASLTATFKYRFSDDPITVEKIVPITIKAVSGNETDIIKAELSKILEENFTIEKFGEYVAIEDSSISLQEDYKNNNVRYNFKVPDIRRQIPKDVTYTHESSDPSLFSFEVFKSGFVNYVARVVRPNIGENKKTANVTITMTKKGVSVEKVIPFTIAPLTQVEIDEEIALMEKVKANIWEGINDGNNIDKDNIANNLNDIYCVYEKDGKLVWGYDYKAQTGTGFKPDDLFPNPSDPYDTEDSYKFDPSGYFSEVTMKLSKRPDKDTNISFKTCFTSQLLGKYAEIYPNNEDLKKLCRNEVSLDLILKAINPNLKSITIEGVDFTFDSKATTYNILTDNVLNEAKITVTPENVGATIKINEEIVNPNEQHIVSLVDGSTDITISSEDSSQTKTYKIVIVSKKFLEDEIAKLPDITETDEVIFAQKDNVEKLLVQYNKLDDTNKAKISNGAKLIEFNTKLQEVIEANINLILQKELDNYLSLNYTDEKAILDYENGTFLDFDNIIAPKIKLNKESYGSKYSYKWSSSDEKIIDIMNTSGYAYVNRDESVDKTVIVTLTLTNKENKEVTATKEFTLTIKKFTDDEKNAAIDLVKEILTKTDIEYADGENSSTVKSDIKIVKNKPTDTSKQYDYNYTWTSSDNLIAEASNGKGKIIIERPNVGEDPKIITITLNITHKQIKSATVQKTFEFTVIPISNEDILAEKNNLNTIKDNLFDGIKNENTSVDAVTKNLEKALYAKVNADGTIRWNTGNYASKKSDDNVEIQWISSSDKSFVSIDGYSGFKLSKRPNQGEDDKIVTLTAKVKSLVYPDKVDEVQVELNLTIKAYNAYLSSLKLSSAEITFDKNTLEYECVTDKTLDTVTVTPILENTGAELSVNSSKITSGSTKDIALTNGCGTIKIEVEDGKKYSYSTPKAKSVYKIVVVSKKYLEDEIALLPTTDENILLEQGKIESLNNIYSTLSENGKSKIVNGNKIVEIYEKLEKFLKEKEEKEVKVKLNSYIDTNYVTNDKFITLSYDDNDKNSITEDFKLKKEGYSSNYTTEWSSKSSLVSFDVNTYNIGAEVNRPSFEDGDKKIAITLKLIDDDTDIFVTRDFEVAIKALDKSSSDALKKELQGALDACYLENKDETVFDAQSVKMPFKLEGKDTSYNWKFTSTDEEIVKPSLYKYSESIVSRPSFEDGNKEVTITLSISKDGSSMVLSKLFKLNVIALTKEETELTNADFKKALEQCTIIDAAGGSFDINNIKNKKLKLNLPEDRKVKGTWEVDTGINVSGGTAFKIATVKRPSMGEEDIPVIFTLTLSHVESGKVLVKTFSGTIKAETEADRENELLMLKKASEKIGEFIKGENTSLDAVMVNMKRPDSVAYLSDGSFLFNENGFNMPVDISFNGLYYGESSKYLSSNLSLKKRPDFGSENVKVNITAVLESNNYGYPYIKYEYPMEITIKAYTNLLNSINIDGVELKVPSNEDIVEAEILDTKEEISLSAILVDPTATMKLNGEVLENKEEKTISVIDNEQVQITTNVNDNEKTYTIKFVKVKQEEVTVEWPSFRGTLNNMAIVNCNTPRVSGEANLEWSSKLTSNWTENSSNIIIAEDFIWVVIKNELVKFDKDGNIIEKISLSSNAAYNTYITYGDRTVFVAFENGIVEAVDTVSMKSKWVSKAVADGHDVATPILYNEGYVYAGTSEDRECTNGYYFCISAEDGSLKWKNQSEGKGYYWAGALAVSDAIVYGNDDGLLLSVNALTGETIDSYQADGAIRSCVSTTNGTLYFTTKNGKLYSIKINNDGLFDESTAKSSKISINATQSTSTPVVFNDRVYVGAVNADNTGAIGVLNATSLEPIYEAELPANVQSSALLTTAYDEADNEKIYVYFTYNKTPGGIVVLEDFEGNKTPIISELYIPEKEKQNYCISSIISDSNGTMYYKNDSGYMFAIDKKDAEGSPVNFIVNPSDAIVVLKNSNEEKINEITKNTFDLKAGIYNYVASKEGYKDALGSFEIIEEDSISHSIKNVFVVLSKDDTEKPTPTEEITVTFTLIGDKKHKSGQQCSKEIWIPQKTYKVPKDSTVKYLTDKILIEENIPFTTKDNGTYISSINGLAEFDNGKNSGWLYSINGTHENIDGYSIQILKDGDAIVWHYTSEYTQEEGMDSWVEDSSSTTITEATVIEETANVTATTQAEVDNDGKATATLTEKELTEAITSVVEAAKKAGENTKTVVTIDAKSDSKAKEVEAKLPVKALKEAEKQNVDEIKISSQLAEITLNKETLKSILNQSKSSEISISVANVEKETLKEVAKTIVGDRPVFDFNISSGNKKISRFDDYEIKLGIPYILKANENPEKIVIHYIDDNGNIQTIRDCKYDSKTKTVKFETEHLSYYAVGYEPFEDIANHWAKEAINYVYSKGLFNGSTDDEFSPNQSMTRGMFVTVLGRLAEADTSYTATGFSDVSQNEYYAPYIRWALDNKLVSGKSSNTFAPNKDITREEMSVILANYVEMLSKDVTQEPKDFADEKEISSWAEDSVKLIQSLGLIQGKDGNKFDPKSTATRAEVAVIFQRLTTK; from the coding sequence TTGAGAAAACAGGCAATACAAAGAATTATTGTTATGATGCTTGTGCTTGGTATGGTATTTAGTGGTTTTTTACCAGGTAGTACATACGAGGCAATGGCATCGGAAGTTGCAAATAGTTCACAAACTGCAACAATAAGAGTAGAAAGAATTGGTGAAACAGATGTATCATCTACTACAATTAATTTTACTCAGGGAGAGACAGCATATGATGTTTTGAAAAAGGTGGCAACTGTTGATGGCATAGATATGATATCTAAAATTAATGGTTACCCTGACAAAAATAGCAAAGATGTATATTGGATGTTTAGAGTTAACGGGAAACTTCCAATGCTTGATGCATCTACAGGGGCTAATGCCAACCAATATATAGTGCAACCAGGGGATAGTATTGAATTTTATGCTATTTATTATGGTAGTGTTAATACAGTATATTCGTATTTTGAGCATGTTGAGTATGAAACAGCAATAAATACGCCATTTGAAGTTAAATTGTTAAAAGATGATGCTTCAATGGGTGATTTATCAAGTAATGTTAGTCCTGTTAATGGTGCGAAAATAATAAAATCTGTTGTGAATGTTAATAAAGCAACAATAGAAACAAGTAGTTCTACTAATAGTGAAGGAATTGCAGAAATCTTTTTTGATAAAGCAGGTACATATATATTATCAGCTACATCTAAAAATGTGGTAAACGGTAAGGAACAAATATCACGTCCATATGCTGTTGTAAAAGTTACAAGCGGTGGAGCAATAGATGCTGATTTAGCAGTAGTTAATGCTGATAAAGAATTATTAACAATAAAAAATATAAATGAAAATATAGTAGCAATAGATCAGCTTGAACTTGTTAATAGAGGTGAAAGCAGAAAAACTATCATAGAATGGTCAAGCTCAGATGAAAGTATAATTTCATCAAATGGAGTAGTAAATAGGCCAGCATATCCTTCTGATAAAAATTTGGAAGTTACGCTTACTGCTACAATAAAAAAAGGCTTTGCTTCTGTAAATAAAGAATTTAAATTACAGGTAAAACCTTATACTTTAGAAGAAACAGAAACTGATTTAAAAAATGTTATTAAAAGTTTAAGTGCTATTCATCCTGTATATGGCACTGATATAAATGTTGTAACTTTATTAAATTCTACACTTGCTAAAAAAGGTAGAAGTGATGTTAAAGTAGAATTTGTTTCAGCAAACAATATTGGTTCAGAAGAAAGTAGCTTTGTTATATACATTGGTGCAAATGGAAACATAGATAATTGGTATGACAATACATCTAATACAAACAACAAAGTGGCACAAGTAAATGTAAATTTTAAATTTAATCTAAATACAGTTGAACAAGAGTCCGCTATTATAGCTGTTATTCCATTAGATAATGATAAGATAATTAAGTTTATGACTGAACAAGATGTAAACTTATTGACTGAGGATGCTATAAAAAATGAGAATGTAGATTTGCAAAATGTTAAAACACAGCTTATTTTACCTAGTGAAATAGGCAGTAAAAAATCATGGATTACTTGGGAATCTAATAGTGACCTTATAAAAATTGAGGGCAACTCGCTAGACGGATACAAAGGAAATGTTACAATTCCAACAGAGGATACTGAAGCCAGTCTTACTGCAACATTTAAATATCGTTTTAGTGATGATCCAATTACAGTTGAAAAGATTGTTCCAATTACTATAAAGGCAGTTTCAGGAAATGAAACAGATATCATTAAAGCAGAATTGAGTAAAATCTTAGAAGAAAATTTTACTATAGAAAAATTCGGTGAATATGTAGCCATAGAAGATAGCTCAATAAGCTTACAGGAAGATTATAAAAATAACAATGTAAGATATAATTTTAAAGTTCCTGATATAAGAAGACAAATACCAAAGGATGTTACTTATACACACGAAAGCTCTGATCCATCTTTATTTAGCTTTGAGGTTTTTAAAAGTGGATTTGTTAATTATGTTGCAAGAGTTGTAAGACCAAATATTGGTGAAAATAAAAAAACAGCTAATGTGACAATAACAATGACAAAAAAAGGAGTTTCAGTTGAAAAAGTAATACCATTTACAATAGCACCTCTTACACAAGTTGAAATTGATGAAGAAATTGCATTGATGGAAAAAGTAAAGGCAAATATATGGGAAGGAATAAATGATGGAAATAACATAGATAAAGACAACATAGCAAATAATCTAAATGACATATATTGTGTTTACGAAAAAGATGGTAAATTAGTTTGGGGTTATGATTATAAGGCACAAACAGGAACTGGATTTAAACCTGATGACTTGTTTCCAAATCCAAGTGATCCATATGATACAGAGGATAGCTATAAATTTGACCCTTCAGGATATTTTAGTGAAGTAACTATGAAATTATCTAAAAGACCTGATAAGGATACAAACATTTCCTTTAAAACTTGCTTTACAAGTCAGCTTTTAGGTAAATACGCTGAAATTTATCCTAATAATGAAGATTTGAAAAAATTATGCAGAAATGAAGTAAGTTTAGACTTAATACTAAAGGCTATAAATCCAAATTTAAAAAGTATTACAATAGAAGGTGTTGATTTTACTTTTGATAGTAAAGCTACAACATATAACATACTAACGGATAATGTTTTAAATGAAGCTAAAATAACTGTTACACCTGAAAATGTAGGTGCTACAATTAAAATTAATGAGGAAATAGTTAATCCAAATGAACAACATATTGTAAGTTTAGTAGATGGATCAACAGATATTACTATTTCATCAGAGGATTCTTCTCAGACAAAAACATATAAAATTGTAATAGTCAGCAAGAAATTTTTAGAAGATGAAATAGCTAAACTTCCTGATATTACAGAAACAGATGAAGTTATATTTGCGCAAAAAGATAATGTTGAAAAACTTTTAGTACAGTACAACAAGTTAGATGATACAAATAAAGCAAAAATTTCAAATGGTGCAAAACTTATTGAATTTAATACTAAATTGCAAGAAGTAATTGAAGCTAATATAAATCTTATCTTGCAAAAAGAGCTTGATAACTATTTATCTTTAAATTATACAGATGAAAAAGCAATTTTAGATTATGAAAATGGTACTTTTTTAGATTTTGATAATATAATTGCACCTAAAATAAAATTAAATAAAGAAAGCTATGGTTCTAAATATAGCTATAAGTGGTCCTCAAGTGATGAAAAAATTATAGATATTATGAATACAAGCGGATATGCTTATGTAAATAGAGACGAAAGTGTTGATAAAACAGTTATAGTAACACTTACATTAACTAATAAAGAAAATAAAGAAGTTACAGCAACAAAAGAGTTTACTTTAACAATAAAAAAATTTACTGATGATGAAAAAAATGCAGCAATAGATTTAGTTAAAGAGATTTTAACTAAAACTGATATTGAATATGCAGATGGAGAAAACTCAAGCACAGTAAAATCAGACATTAAGATAGTTAAAAATAAACCTACTGATACAAGTAAACAATATGATTATAATTATACTTGGACATCAAGTGATAATTTAATAGCAGAAGCAAGTAACGGTAAAGGTAAAATAATTATAGAAAGACCTAATGTTGGAGAAGATCCTAAAATAATAACTATAACACTTAATATAACACATAAACAAATTAAAAGTGCTACAGTTCAAAAGACATTTGAATTTACAGTTATTCCAATATCAAACGAAGATATTTTAGCAGAAAAAAATAATCTTAATACTATAAAAGATAATTTGTTTGATGGTATTAAAAACGAAAATACATCAGTGGATGCTGTTACAAAGAATCTTGAAAAAGCGCTCTATGCTAAGGTGAATGCAGATGGTACAATAAGATGGAATACAGGAAACTATGCTTCTAAAAAGTCTGATGATAATGTAGAAATTCAATGGATTTCATCATCTGATAAATCATTTGTTAGTATTGATGGGTATTCAGGATTTAAACTTTCAAAGAGACCTAATCAAGGTGAAGACGATAAAATTGTGACTTTAACTGCAAAAGTAAAAAGTTTAGTTTATCCTGATAAGGTAGATGAAGTTCAAGTAGAATTAAATTTAACGATTAAAGCATATAATGCATACTTATCAAGTCTTAAATTATCAAGTGCTGAAATCACATTTGATAAAAATACATTAGAGTATGAGTGTGTAACAGATAAAACACTTGATACTGTAACAGTAACCCCTATACTTGAAAATACAGGTGCAGAGCTTAGTGTTAATAGCAGTAAAATAACTAGTGGAAGTACTAAAGATATAGCTTTAACAAATGGCTGTGGAACAATTAAAATAGAAGTTGAAGATGGAAAAAAATATAGTTATTCTACACCAAAAGCTAAAAGCGTTTATAAAATTGTAGTTGTAAGTAAAAAATATTTAGAAGATGAAATAGCTTTACTTCCAACAACAGATGAGAATATTTTATTAGAACAGGGAAAAATAGAAAGTCTTAATAATATTTACAGTACTTTAAGTGAAAACGGAAAAAGTAAAATTGTAAATGGAAATAAAATTGTAGAGATTTATGAAAAATTAGAAAAGTTTTTAAAGGAAAAAGAAGAAAAAGAAGTAAAAGTTAAATTAAATAGTTATATTGATACTAATTATGTTACAAATGATAAGTTTATTACTTTAAGTTATGATGATAATGATAAAAATTCTATAACTGAAGATTTTAAATTAAAAAAAGAAGGTTATAGTAGTAATTATACAACTGAGTGGAGTAGTAAAAGTAGTTTAGTATCATTTGATGTAAATACTTATAATATAGGAGCTGAGGTTAATAGACCTTCATTTGAAGATGGTGATAAAAAAATAGCTATAACTCTCAAGCTTATTGATGATGATACAGATATTTTTGTGACAAGAGATTTTGAGGTTGCTATAAAAGCCTTAGATAAATCTTCTAGTGATGCACTAAAGAAAGAGCTTCAAGGAGCTTTAGATGCGTGTTATCTTGAAAATAAAGATGAAACAGTATTTGATGCACAATCTGTAAAAATGCCATTCAAATTAGAAGGAAAAGATACAAGTTATAATTGGAAGTTTACAAGTACAGATGAAGAAATTGTAAAGCCATCTTTATATAAATATTCTGAAAGTATAGTATCAAGACCTTCATTTGAAGATGGAAATAAGGAAGTAACTATTACTTTATCAATATCTAAAGATGGAAGTAGCATGGTTTTATCAAAATTATTTAAGCTTAATGTTATAGCATTAACAAAAGAAGAAACAGAACTTACAAATGCAGATTTCAAGAAAGCACTTGAACAATGCACAATTATAGATGCAGCAGGTGGAAGTTTTGATATTAATAATATTAAAAATAAAAAATTAAAGCTTAATCTTCCAGAAGATAGAAAAGTGAAAGGTACTTGGGAAGTAGACACTGGTATAAATGTGAGTGGCGGGACTGCATTTAAAATAGCAACTGTAAAACGTCCATCAATGGGAGAAGAAGATATACCAGTTATATTTACATTGACATTATCACATGTTGAATCTGGAAAGGTGCTTGTAAAGACATTCAGTGGTACAATTAAAGCTGAAACAGAAGCAGATAGAGAAAATGAGCTTTTAATGTTAAAAAAAGCATCTGAAAAAATTGGCGAATTTATCAAAGGTGAAAATACATCTTTAGATGCTGTTATGGTAAATATGAAAAGACCGGATAGTGTAGCATATTTATCAGATGGTAGCTTTTTATTCAATGAAAATGGATTCAATATGCCAGTTGACATTAGTTTTAATGGTTTATATTATGGAGAATCATCAAAATATTTAAGTTCAAATTTATCATTAAAAAAACGCCCTGATTTTGGTAGTGAAAATGTTAAAGTAAATATTACAGCAGTTTTAGAAAGTAATAATTACGGATATCCATATATTAAATATGAATACCCAATGGAAATAACAATAAAGGCGTATACTAATTTATTGAATAGTATTAATATTGATGGAGTTGAATTAAAAGTTCCAAGTAATGAGGATATAGTTGAGGCTGAAATATTAGATACTAAAGAAGAAATTTCTTTGAGTGCAATTCTTGTAGATCCTACAGCTACAATGAAATTAAACGGTGAAGTTTTAGAAAATAAAGAAGAAAAAACTATATCAGTTATAGATAATGAACAAGTACAAATAACAACAAATGTTAATGATAATGAAAAAACCTATACAATTAAGTTTGTTAAAGTAAAACAAGAGGAAGTAACAGTTGAATGGCCGTCATTTAGAGGAACATTAAACAATATGGCTATTGTCAATTGCAATACACCAAGAGTTTCAGGTGAAGCAAATTTGGAATGGTCAAGTAAGTTGACAAGTAATTGGACTGAAAATTCTAGCAACATTATTATTGCAGAAGATTTTATATGGGTTGTAATAAAAAATGAATTAGTTAAGTTTGATAAAGACGGTAATATAATAGAAAAAATTTCATTATCGTCAAATGCAGCATACAATACTTATATTACATACGGCGATAGAACAGTATTTGTTGCATTTGAAAATGGTATAGTAGAAGCAGTAGATACAGTTTCTATGAAATCAAAATGGGTAAGCAAAGCAGTTGCAGATGGACATGATGTAGCAACACCTATTTTATACAATGAAGGATATGTATACGCGGGTACTTCAGAAGATAGGGAATGTACAAATGGATATTACTTCTGTATATCAGCAGAGGATGGAAGCTTGAAGTGGAAAAATCAAAGTGAAGGCAAAGGATATTATTGGGCGGGCGCACTAGCAGTATCAGATGCTATTGTATATGGAAATGATGATGGATTATTATTGTCAGTGAATGCTCTAACAGGAGAGACAATAGATAGCTATCAAGCAGATGGAGCTATACGCTCATGCGTTTCTACTACTAATGGTACACTTTATTTTACTACTAAAAATGGAAAGCTTTACTCAATAAAAATAAATAATGATGGATTATTTGATGAGAGCACTGCAAAATCAAGTAAAATATCAATAAATGCTACACAAAGCACAAGTACACCAGTTGTATTTAATGACAGAGTGTATGTAGGAGCAGTAAATGCTGACAATACGGGTGCTATAGGTGTATTAAACGCAACATCATTAGAGCCAATATATGAAGCTGAATTACCAGCGAATGTGCAATCTTCAGCGCTTTTGACAACAGCATATGATGAAGCAGATAATGAAAAAATATATGTTTATTTTACATATAATAAAACTCCAGGTGGCATAGTAGTTCTTGAAGATTTTGAAGGTAATAAAACTCCAATAATCAGTGAATTATATATTCCAGAAAAAGAGAAACAGAATTATTGTATAAGTAGTATAATTTCAGATTCAAATGGAACAATGTACTACAAAAATGACTCTGGTTATATGTTTGCAATTGACAAAAAAGATGCAGAAGGTAGTCCTGTAAACTTTATTGTTAATCCAAGTGATGCAATAGTAGTTTTGAAAAACAGTAATGAAGAAAAAATAAATGAGATAACAAAAAATACATTTGATTTAAAAGCTGGAATATACAACTATGTAGCCTCAAAAGAGGGTTATAAGGATGCATTGGGAAGCTTTGAAATTATTGAAGAAGATAGCATTTCACATAGCATTAAGAATGTATTTGTAGTATTGAGTAAAGATGATACTGAAAAACCAACACCGACAGAAGAAATAACAGTTACATTTACATTAATAGGTGATAAAAAGCATAAATCTGGACAGCAATGCTCAAAAGAAATATGGATACCACAAAAGACATACAAAGTTCCAAAAGATTCAACAGTAAAATACTTGACAGATAAAATATTGATTGAAGAAAATATACCATTTACAACAAAAGATAATGGAACATACATATCATCAATAAATGGACTTGCTGAATTTGATAATGGAAAGAATTCAGGATGGTTGTATTCGATAAATGGAACACATGAAAATATAGATGGATATTCAATACAAATATTAAAAGATGGTGATGCTATAGTATGGCATTATACAAGTGAATATACACAAGAAGAAGGCATGGATAGTTGGGTTGAAGACAGTAGTTCAACTACAATAACAGAGGCAACAGTAATCGAAGAAACAGCTAACGTTACAGCAACAACACAAGCAGAAGTAGACAATGATGGAAAAGCAACAGCAACATTAACAGAAAAAGAATTAACAGAAGCTATAACTAGTGTTGTAGAAGCAGCTAAAAAAGCAGGTGAAAATACAAAAACAGTAGTAACAATAGATGCTAAATCTGATTCGAAAGCTAAAGAAGTAGAAGCTAAGTTGCCAGTAAAAGCACTAAAAGAAGCAGAAAAGCAAAATGTAGATGAAATAAAGATATCATCTCAATTAGCAGAAATAACATTAAATAAAGAAACATTAAAATCAATATTGAATCAGTCGAAATCATCAGAGATATCAATTAGTGTAGCGAATGTTGAAAAAGAAACATTAAAAGAAGTAGCAAAAACTATAGTAGGAGATAGACCAGTATTTGATTTTAACATATCATCAGGAAATAAAAAAATATCAAGATTTGATGATTATGAGATAAAATTAGGAATTCCATATATTCTAAAAGCCAATGAAAATCCAGAAAAAATAGTTATTCACTATATAGATGATAATGGAAATATTCAAACAATTAGAGATTGTAAATATGATAGCAAAACAAAAACAGTTAAATTTGAAACAGAACATTTATCATATTATGCTGTTGGATATGAGCCATTTGAGGATATAGCAAATCATTGGGCGAAGGAAGCAATAAACTATGTTTATTCTAAAGGTTTGTTCAATGGATCAACAGATGATGAATTTAGTCCTAATCAGTCAATGACAAGAGGAATGTTTGTAACAGTTTTAGGAAGATTAGCAGAGGCTGATACAAGTTATACAGCAACAGGATTTAGCGATGTATCACAAAATGAATACTATGCACCATATATTAGATGGGCATTAGATAATAAGTTGGTTAGTGGAAAGAGTAGTAATACATTTGCACCAAATAAAGATATAACTAGAGAAGAAATGTCTGTTATATTAGCAAACTATGTTGAAATGCTTAGCAAAGATGTAACACAGGAACCAAAAGATTTTGCAGATGAAAAAGAAATAAGTTCTTGGGCAGAAGATAGTGTTAAATTAATACAATCCTTAGGATTAATACAAGGAAAAGATGGAAATAAATTTGATCCTAAGTCAACAGCAACAAGAGCAGAAGTAGCTGTAATTTTTCAAAGACTTACAACTAAATAG